The Branchiostoma lanceolatum isolate klBraLanc5 chromosome 1, klBraLanc5.hap2, whole genome shotgun sequence genomic sequence TTAGACCATAAGATCTCCAAGCAGCAGCTTAGATTAGATAGATGTGGCATAAACAGACAACCAGCTGTAGACCTTAAACCAACACCATAATGCCAGACCACAGCAACGACAGAAGAACATCAGTCAGTACTTATAGAGTGAAGAAAAGAACATTGTAACAGTGCCCTTCAAGTGCAACCAGCTAATCTTACAAAAACAGACCACTTTTGTAGAATGCTTTAGTCTAAGGATCCGTGCCCACGAATCTCATCTTCGGCACGTTGCTGGGAGGAAAAAGTACATGGCATGCTATCACCACTAACACatgcaaaaaaacatattttaaagACTACATATTGCtccctagcctgtgttacacagtCTCTTGCTTCCAGGTGCTAGTTGGCCCCTTCCTAAAGAGGAGAGCCGGTCCATTGAACAGGTCTTTTGGAGTTCAATTTATTCAGGCTACATTGCTTGTCTTTGATATTTATCATCAGTTTAAAATCTGATAAAATATAAGGTGAACTTTTGTAAAATGGAGTCACCAGTTCAGAATCAGAAGATGATTGTTAAAATCAACAACTTTGAAGGTGTTGGACTATCAGAAGGAAGTAGGTCAGACTTACTTTTTGAAGAATGCAATATGTAAACTAAAAATTCTATCTTGCTCAACTTTTAGATATAAAATTGAACTAATCACCTTTGCGCTAAGAGTCAGAGGGAACTAGGTTATAGCTCCTTATTGAGAATGAAATACATCAACTAAAATTTTGGCCTCCCTTGCCCAAATCTTAGATCTTAAAATATTGGATGTCAGGGTTTCGCCTAAGCAGCTCACCTTGTCCAACTCCAGTTTAGTCTCGTCCTCCAGACGGCGGATGTCCTCCATCGTCAGACCATGCCACTCGTCCAGCCAACAGAACAGCTGGCGGTGGAAGTTGGTGAAAATCCGGCGCTCCGACTGGCGGAACAGAAGGTCACACGTTGGGAACAAATTAGACAAACCTGAAGTTAAGCATGCTGTTTGATTTGGAGACCACAGAATTGGTCATGTGCATGTTTTTGCATGCATTCAGTTGTGCATGTTTTTACATGCACTAAGTTGTGCATGTTTTTGCATGCACTCAGTTGTGCATGTTTTTGCATGCATTCAGTTGTGCATGTTTTCAATTGTGAATGTTTTTGCATGCATTCAGTTGGGGAAAAATATGTATCGGGTAATCAGAATTTTAAACAGACTTCTATTGAACACATCAACTGTGCATAATTAGGGAAGGGGCGGTGCAAATGGTATGATGGGTATACAGGTATTCCAGACAAATACAGCAAtagatattttctttcaaagccAAGCTTTCTTTTTGCTAAAAAGCTGAGGAATTCAGTTGCAACTTATCAAAAAATCAGTCAGAAATGTGACTTTTCTCAAAAGAACATAGTATAAATATCACTGACAGTACAAAAGCCTAAACAATCCCAAAATTCGTATGAaaatttttattgcattttataCAGAAAACCAAAAATTTCAAGTAAGCAAATCCAGAACTTTGATTATCAAATGTTCCCTCAACACTTTGTTGTTACCATGCAAGAACACATACCTAGCACATTGCCCAGGACAATACATCACGCAGAATGGACGAATCCTCACACAAGAAACACGCAAGAGAGCGGAAACGCTTGCGAAGTTGCCTAATATGCCAAACTTGTTTCCCCGACCACAGCCTATATGTCATTGTTCAAAGTTGAAAGGAATTACCATCTGACCTTTGAACTATGACATTCTAAGGTCAGTGGTTAAAAGGAGAATCTTTTCAACAAAAAGCACAAGAGAGCCGAAAGACTTGAGAAGGTGCTAAATATGCCGAACTTGTTTCCCTGACCACAGCCTATATTTCATTGTTCAAAGGTAGAGGGTATTACCATCCGACCTTTGAACTATGACACTTTTAAAGGTCAGGGGTTAAGAGGTAGAAAAAGCACATCCAGgatcaaaacactgcaaaacgaTGGAGGGTTAGCAGCTTGGTTAGCCGTGCAGGACAGGACGATGTTACCATGAAGGCCTACAGCACAAGGGAAAGGGTCCGACTTTGCCACATGCACCTCTCACCTTCTGGATAAAGTGCTCTACTGCGGTTTGCAGCCCCCACCACTTGAACTCTATAGTAACTAACTTGTATGCACACATGAGGGCCTCTTTCTCCTGAAATAACAGGGCCATAGGTAAGTACATGGGACAGACAACAATTCACCCCTCTGGGCAACAGTTTGTGAACAACACTTGAAATGGAAAGTCGCagtatttttgaaaacttgaGATTTTGAAGGCCTTTGTTATCTCTTGTTTatgatgtgtctgtttgttgatttttcgtttccacaCTTATTTCATGCTAATACATGCTAGGCATGTTGGGgacaatgacaggaagttaggtcaaaggtcccagaataggttatctcatttcctgcCATCAATTTCCTGCTGCACATCTGTTGCCATATGGGAGCCAGTGGGAAAATCCACAGAGTCAGCGAGAAATTTGTAAAAACTAATGATATTTCACCAAAGTATAAGATcgtcaatttcttgttttccccTGCTTTCCATTTCATGTACAAGGTATCGGCACAAACCATTACCGCAGGAGGGGGTACACGTGGACACAGCTATCGCTTCTTACCTTCTGAATGAACTTTTCCACTGCAGTTTGAAGCCCCCACCACTTGAATTCAACAGTTACTAACTTGTAGGCACACATCTGCGCCTGGTCTGTCTGTGAACAAAAGTTGTGTAGCATACTGTGTTCAATTCTGCAGGGCTCCTCTTTTTCTAGCATTTTCATAACATCCAGAATCTCCATCCACAGTGTGAGAAGCTTTGATAATTACTACAATCCACATTTATGAATGCCTGAATGCTGATTTCTCTGTATTTGGTTTTCAAGAAGTTGTAGCCAGGGGTTGGTGTCCTAAATCTATAAAAGGCCATTAAGTTGTTTTCTTTACAAACTATCAGACAAGATGACCCATCTGTGGAATATCTGGATGCATGAAAATGCTTGCTATAAACTataaaaaagattgaaaatcaATAGTAgtacaaacaaaatgtagttGATCTTCTTAATGATTCCATAATTTTGAAATACAAAGATAGGAGGAGTGTTTAAAGATATTTCTACTTCAGAAAACTACTCAGATTTTCTGCCGAGCGCAATGTGAAAGTTTGAGCGATAAAGCAAGAAATGAACTTTTTATATCACCGTGTTCTTTTGCTCCATGCCACCGCACCACTAAGAACCATCTGGCAAATTTTTTCTTGATAAGGTTGTCTCACATCAAATATTTTCTCagataaatacataattttgaacaagcaagaaaaaaaatttcaattCTTCTTTTGGTTTGTGTGTTATAAGCAATATAAATATTTTTGATGTTGATATTCTTTTTGCAAATAGACAAAAATTGAAGGCGGTTTAGGAAAATTTTCATCCAGCCTCCAGCAAACTTGTTTCACAGCCTTTTATGCCCTCAACTATGCCATTGTTACATAAGCAGCTATCAGTAGCTAGAAGCAATAGTTAAGTGTACTACAGCTTGtatgaatgtatattttgtttgtgaAAGGTTGAAGTAGCAGCTGTTACCTCCTTTGCCAGCTTCTTCTGCAAAAATGAGCAAAAGAACAACAGCagaaaatcagcaccaaggacagacaacATGCACTGTATACAATGTGAAACTTATAACTATTAATCTCAATGTGGGATAGaatatacatacagacatatttCAGAgcatatttcaacttgaaagttGCTATAATCTGTTCATATGTTATAACATGTATGTTCACACCTAGCACATACAAATAGAATCAATGAAACaagttttctgtgcacctacgtttttaggttaggtgcaccagtgcacccattCCCAacaatgaatttcgagccctggtactAAAAACTAGTACACTACACAGGTAAGGAAATCAAGCAGGACTTACTATCCAGTCCCCCTTGAGTGGCCCCCTGTCAGTCTTGAAGGAGTGGTACACAGAGGGGTCCTCCTTAGGGTTGTAATCTCTCCTGTCCACAGGGTCATTACCAATGTCAATGTCCACCTTATCCACGTTTCTCCACACCTCGGGTGCCACCTTGTGGGGctggcaacaaaacaaaaagacttTATAAACACAAGGTGAGATTTTAATGATAACTGTACATCCCTCAAATAGATCTTACCTAAAATATATGGTGAAAACAATTTGTCTGCTATAAAAAGATGCCTGGTCCAAGGTAAAATAATTCTTTGtctggttttggtgtctagcaTGGTTCAATGTTCCATTGGAGACCAAAGCTTATAAATATAGCCATATAATTGATGTTAGCATCTATCTGTTTTAGAGTGCAACTTTAACCCTCCCCACATATCATTAAGAAGCAAAATTTAAGAGTTTTCTAATATCATATTTGGCAGACCAACatttttctgacatatttcagAATGGTACCAATATATTTCTATGAatatcaaacaaacataaaagccATCTAGAATAGGCTAACGTAATGGCAAACTTCTACTCACATATCTGAAAAGTGCTAGTCTCATAGATCATGAATTTCTCTCAACAAGAAGCTGTGAAATACAATCAGGTTCCTTACATTGTCTAGGTTCAATTCCTTTTTGTGCCATGTCTCGATCCTCAGCTCGAAGTTTTCTTTCATATAGTCCGGATTCTGCAAGAAATAAAGACTCCATCTCAGTGATgaatatgtgaaaaaaaagggACACATGCAAATCAGTATAACCAGAGAACTTTACAGTAAAGTTCCCATGCATATTTTACAATTACATGCACTGTAGATTTATAACAATCATCTACCACCAATGCTGGACACAATATAATGAAGTTTGCTTGCAAGGCAATGCACTTGTCAATATTACAGGTCATACTTCTGATCATAATCTTCACAACATTGCAGGGTGAAGTCAATGTCAAAAGTACTTACTGTGAT encodes the following:
- the LOC136441245 gene encoding phosphatidylinositol transfer protein alpha isoform-like encodes the protein MVVIREFRVYLPITVPEYQVGQLWSVAEASKNETGGGEGVEVLVNEPFENEEMGKGQYTHKIYHLKSKVPKWISKLAPKGSLEMHEKAWNAYPYCRTIITNPDYMKENFELRIETWHKKELNLDNPHKVAPEVWRNVDKVDIDIGNDPVDRRDYNPKEDPSVYHSFKTDRGPLKGDWIKKLAKEEKEALMCAYKLVTIEFKWWGLQTAVEHFIQKSERRIFTNFHRQLFCWLDEWHGLTMEDIRRLEDETKLELDKQRAEDEIRGHGSLD